In Leptospira bouyouniensis, the following proteins share a genomic window:
- a CDS encoding PAS domain-containing hybrid sensor histidine kinase/response regulator has protein sequence MTSGPSLEIQILSDFEDVVFSIGYPNLEILYTSRSIKTLTGFDSSYFLENKNSWQKFIYDEDRNLIKHALIAIRKNQKFRVRLRILTKEKIFKYVECHGRLVQNNSENSYRIDGIVTDISDLLPLYNLFQDESVDIKHLLIENNMIFNGSQDSMFLIEVVDSEQYVIRRINQAYEKSTGITQSMIQGKTPIELLGAELGTTVINNFKKAIQAKTTISYEESFTMPAGSKIWITELTPIELEGKYKYIVGASKDITEQKLAENALKEYNERYALILEASSDGWFDWDLVNNTVIYSRRWWLEFGNDQKPENVPIGYWQSLIHPDDKDWVSEFLENILYSQRETFQLTFQMKKRKGNYAHVLSKCYIQRDASGNKIRLLGSNTDLTETKRIEYTLRHAKELAEAANIAKGNFLANMSHEIRTPLNGIIGFTELLLNSPLQEEQKEYLKNIFYSGKSLLELVNQILDFSKIDSGKMEFESINTNLSDLIKSTLDLFQVSAASKGIRLQFQIDPKLPEFVSLDPLRIRQILSNLIGNAVKFTHEGYVKVNLNQIERLGDFVTISFEVEDTGIGIDLNVRSRLFDSFSQADTSITRKYGGTGLGLTITNELLLRMNSKLNIKSELGMGSQFSFLLTLEIKSSGENASSIFDDKTTHTIESNLEQIQGFHSNILIVEDNELNRKLLTKLLQKKYPNIHLHFAIDGVEAIAQFQIKKPDLIIMDLQMPIMDGFTATIEIRKLEKDLNKKTPIVALTAGAFYSDKDTAIESGMDDFLTKPISAAFLYKAVEKWLTSSRV, from the coding sequence ATGACGTCTGGTCCTTCCCTCGAAATCCAAATTCTTTCCGATTTTGAGGATGTTGTATTTTCCATTGGATATCCCAACTTGGAAATTCTATATACTAGTCGATCAATCAAGACATTAACTGGATTTGATAGTTCATACTTTTTGGAAAACAAAAATTCTTGGCAAAAATTTATCTATGATGAAGATAGAAACTTAATTAAACATGCGTTAATTGCTATTCGCAAAAATCAAAAATTCCGAGTTCGATTAAGAATTCTTACCAAAGAAAAAATCTTCAAATATGTCGAATGTCATGGTCGATTGGTTCAAAATAACTCCGAAAATTCCTACCGAATCGATGGCATTGTGACGGACATATCCGACTTACTTCCGTTATATAATTTATTTCAAGACGAATCTGTTGATATAAAACATTTGTTAATTGAAAACAATATGATTTTTAATGGATCTCAAGATTCAATGTTTTTGATTGAAGTAGTCGATTCAGAGCAATATGTGATCCGAAGAATTAACCAAGCTTACGAAAAATCAACTGGCATCACTCAATCAATGATCCAAGGTAAAACTCCAATTGAATTATTAGGAGCTGAACTTGGCACGACTGTAATCAATAATTTCAAAAAGGCAATCCAAGCAAAAACAACGATCTCTTACGAAGAAAGTTTCACCATGCCTGCTGGATCAAAAATCTGGATCACAGAACTTACTCCAATTGAATTAGAAGGAAAATATAAGTATATTGTAGGTGCCAGCAAAGACATCACCGAACAAAAATTAGCTGAAAATGCATTAAAAGAGTATAATGAAAGATATGCATTAATTTTAGAAGCAAGTTCTGATGGTTGGTTCGATTGGGATTTAGTCAACAATACTGTTATTTATTCCCGACGTTGGTGGTTAGAATTTGGAAATGATCAAAAACCGGAAAATGTACCGATTGGATATTGGCAAAGTTTAATCCATCCGGATGATAAAGATTGGGTTAGTGAATTTTTAGAAAACATTTTATACTCTCAGCGAGAAACATTTCAATTAACCTTCCAAATGAAAAAAAGAAAAGGAAATTATGCGCATGTATTGTCTAAATGTTATATCCAAAGAGACGCATCCGGTAATAAAATTCGGTTGCTAGGATCCAATACAGATCTGACTGAAACAAAAAGAATTGAATATACACTCCGCCATGCAAAAGAATTAGCTGAAGCAGCAAATATTGCAAAAGGTAACTTCCTTGCAAATATGAGTCATGAAATTCGCACACCATTAAATGGTATCATCGGATTCACGGAACTTTTGTTAAACTCTCCTTTACAAGAGGAACAAAAAGAATATCTCAAAAATATTTTTTATTCAGGGAAAAGTTTGTTAGAACTTGTCAATCAGATCTTAGACTTTTCCAAAATTGATTCAGGGAAAATGGAATTTGAATCCATTAATACTAATTTAAGTGATTTAATCAAGTCGACCTTAGATCTTTTTCAAGTTTCTGCCGCTTCTAAAGGGATTCGCTTACAATTTCAGATTGATCCCAAATTGCCTGAATTTGTATCACTCGATCCACTTAGGATTAGACAAATCCTCTCGAATTTAATTGGCAATGCAGTTAAATTTACCCATGAAGGTTATGTAAAAGTAAACCTAAACCAAATCGAACGTTTGGGTGATTTTGTAACCATTTCCTTTGAAGTAGAAGACACAGGGATCGGTATTGATCTAAACGTACGTTCCAGATTATTTGATTCCTTTTCCCAGGCAGATACATCGATCACAAGAAAATATGGTGGAACAGGACTTGGCCTTACCATCACGAACGAACTTCTGTTACGTATGAATTCTAAATTAAACATTAAAAGTGAATTAGGAATGGGAAGTCAATTTAGCTTTTTACTAACACTCGAAATCAAATCATCAGGTGAAAATGCTTCATCAATTTTCGATGATAAAACAACGCATACAATCGAATCCAACTTAGAACAAATTCAGGGATTCCATTCCAATATTCTTATTGTCGAAGACAATGAATTGAACCGAAAACTATTAACTAAATTATTACAAAAAAAATATCCTAACATACACTTACATTTTGCAATCGATGGAGTTGAGGCCATTGCTCAATTCCAAATCAAAAAACCAGATTTAATCATTATGGATTTACAAATGCCGATTATGGATGGTTTTACGGCAACGATAGAAATTAGAAAATTAGAAAAAGATTTAAACAAAAAAACACCAATTGTCGCATTGACAGCTGGTGCATTCTATTCTGATAAAGATACGGCGATAGAATCGGGAATGGATGATTTTTTAACCAAACCCATTTCCGCCGCCTTTCTTTATAAAGCGGTAGAAAAGTGGCTTACATCAAGCCGCGTGTAA